One part of the Marinobacter sp. M3C genome encodes these proteins:
- a CDS encoding universal stress protein: MSVYKKLLVAIDLTEEAPQVLHKAKEMAISQGAELILAHVVEPVGYAYGGDIPMDLTELQDQLDKAAREQLTKYGEEYGIPKESQVVTVGRPESEVHRLVKEHAIDLVVVGSHGRKGFQLLLGSTANGVLHGTECDVLAVRIF, encoded by the coding sequence ATGTCTGTTTACAAGAAGTTGCTGGTTGCCATTGATTTAACGGAAGAAGCGCCACAAGTCCTGCACAAAGCAAAAGAAATGGCTATTAGCCAAGGTGCTGAACTGATCCTGGCACACGTAGTAGAGCCTGTAGGTTACGCCTATGGTGGCGATATTCCGATGGATTTGACCGAATTACAGGACCAGCTCGACAAGGCTGCCCGTGAGCAGCTGACCAAGTACGGTGAAGAATACGGCATTCCCAAAGAAAGTCAGGTGGTGACCGTTGGCCGCCCCGAGTCTGAAGTGCATCGCTTGGTCAAAGAACACGCCATTGACCTTGTGGTTGTGGGCAGCCATGGCCGCAAAGGCTTCCAGTTGTTGCTCGGCTCTACTGCAAACGGAGTTCTGCACGGCACCGAGTGCGATGTGCTGGCCGTACGTATTTTTTAA
- a CDS encoding ATP-binding cassette domain-containing protein, producing MPLLTLDGVSLSFGMQPLLDNASLVMEAGERVCLLGRNGEGKSTLLKIVNDEVTPDGGIVRLEDGAVLAVLPQNLPSGDTRTAYDVVAGAFPETGALLIEFHHLTQQTDEKSLNQMMKVQERLEALDGWRLDQKVTSMLAQYGVDPDRTLNTLSGGWQRRVLLARALVSEPDILLLDEPTNHLDVPAIAWLEDALVQFRGAILFVSHDRAFIRRMATRVVELDRGQLVSFAASYDHYLDLKEKALEEEERHAALFDKRLKQEETWIRQGIKARRTRNMGRVRALKAMREEHRQRRVRGGTATFAVEDAARSGKLVAEALGAGFAYQGHPAVIRDMNLTILRGDKIGLVGENGTGKTTLVRLLLGDLEATEGSIRRGTNLEVAYFDQLRGELDLTRNAIDNLSEGRDFIDINGQSKHVMGYLQDFLFTPERARSPVSVFSGGERARLLLAKLFSKPANVLVLDEPTNDLDVETLELLEEQLSEFRGTVIVISHDREFLDNVVTETLFLDGTGQVHEFVGGYTDWRRQGGQFPAEKSGSRPDKQQKPESKSKSKPAAQSGTKPTAAKISYKLKLELEQLPKTIERLEQEQQQLQDAIGSADFYANSAKKVDETLARLTAVGSELETAMERWMELEEMTGK from the coding sequence GTGCCTTTGTTAACGCTGGACGGGGTTTCCCTGTCGTTTGGAATGCAGCCGCTGTTGGACAATGCCTCATTGGTGATGGAAGCCGGTGAGCGGGTGTGCCTGTTGGGCCGTAACGGCGAGGGTAAGTCTACCCTGCTGAAAATCGTCAACGATGAAGTAACGCCAGACGGCGGCATCGTCCGCCTGGAAGACGGCGCGGTGCTGGCGGTGTTGCCACAGAATTTGCCCTCTGGCGATACCCGCACCGCCTACGATGTGGTTGCTGGCGCTTTTCCTGAAACCGGCGCACTGCTCATTGAATTCCACCACCTGACCCAGCAGACAGACGAAAAAAGCCTGAACCAGATGATGAAGGTGCAGGAGCGTCTGGAGGCTTTGGACGGCTGGCGCCTGGACCAAAAAGTCACCAGTATGCTGGCGCAGTACGGCGTAGACCCCGATCGCACGCTGAATACTCTGTCGGGTGGCTGGCAGCGCCGGGTTCTGTTGGCGCGGGCGCTGGTGTCCGAGCCGGATATTCTGCTGCTTGATGAGCCTACCAACCACCTGGATGTGCCCGCTATTGCCTGGCTGGAAGACGCTTTGGTCCAGTTCCGTGGTGCCATCCTGTTTGTGAGCCACGACCGTGCGTTTATTCGCCGAATGGCCACCCGGGTGGTGGAGCTGGATCGCGGACAGCTGGTCAGCTTTGCCGCCAGTTACGATCACTATCTGGACCTAAAAGAAAAGGCCCTGGAAGAAGAAGAGCGTCACGCAGCCTTGTTTGATAAGCGCCTAAAGCAGGAAGAAACTTGGATTCGCCAGGGCATCAAAGCTCGCCGTACTCGCAATATGGGTCGGGTAAGGGCACTTAAAGCGATGCGTGAAGAGCATCGCCAGCGCCGAGTGCGCGGTGGCACGGCCACTTTTGCGGTGGAAGACGCTGCTCGATCTGGCAAGCTGGTGGCCGAAGCCTTGGGCGCCGGTTTTGCTTATCAGGGTCACCCCGCGGTTATCCGTGACATGAATCTGACCATTCTGCGCGGTGACAAAATCGGCCTGGTGGGTGAAAACGGCACCGGCAAAACCACGTTGGTGCGCCTGCTGCTGGGCGACCTGGAAGCCACTGAAGGCAGTATTCGCCGCGGCACCAACTTGGAAGTAGCCTATTTCGATCAACTGCGGGGCGAACTAGACTTAACTCGAAATGCGATTGATAATTTGTCGGAAGGCCGTGATTTTATTGATATTAATGGTCAGAGCAAACATGTTATGGGGTATCTACAGGACTTCCTGTTTACCCCGGAGCGGGCACGGTCGCCTGTCAGTGTGTTCTCCGGTGGCGAGCGCGCCCGCTTGCTGCTGGCTAAGCTGTTCAGTAAGCCCGCCAACGTACTGGTGCTGGACGAACCCACCAACGACTTGGATGTTGAAACTCTAGAGCTGTTGGAAGAGCAGCTGTCGGAATTCCGCGGCACGGTGATTGTGATCAGCCACGATAGGGAATTTCTGGACAACGTGGTCACCGAAACTCTGTTTTTGGACGGTACTGGCCAGGTGCACGAGTTTGTTGGGGGCTACACTGACTGGCGCCGCCAAGGCGGCCAATTTCCAGCCGAAAAAAGCGGCAGCCGGCCCGACAAGCAGCAAAAGCCGGAAAGTAAGAGCAAGAGTAAGCCAGCTGCGCAGTCCGGCACTAAGCCCACGGCGGCAAAAATCAGTTATAAGTTGAAACTGGAGTTGGAGCAGTTGCCGAAAACCATTGAACGCCTGGAGCAGGAGCAACAACAGCTGCAGGACGCCATCGGTTCAGCGGACTTCTACGCTAATTCTGCGAAGAAAGTTGATGAAACCCTGGCTCGTCTGACAGCGGTGGGATCAGAGTTGGAAACCGCAATGGAGCGTTGGATGGAACTGGAGGAAATGACCGGGAAATAA
- a CDS encoding MOSC N-terminal beta barrel domain-containing protein, which translates to MRVHSLFLYPVKSLAGIAVDSFGLDEFGPAGDRRWMLVDDECQFVTQRTLPQLALVQPSLGADGEVSITLPGQPPIVLQANGENLSVRVWRDWVQGQAGCDVANGAISRFCGLSLRFVFMPDSSFRQVQTNLATERRRVSFADGYPLLMTNIASLAELNERLAVTVDMRHFRPNIVVDGAAAWSEDNWQAVTIGEGSYRVLKPCSRCVMTTVNPDTGEKAASVQPLRTLATYRRTAGGIMFGMNAIHDSPCRLSVGDCVIVNQSE; encoded by the coding sequence ATGCGCGTGCACTCGTTGTTTCTGTATCCGGTTAAATCCCTTGCGGGTATTGCCGTGGACTCGTTTGGGCTGGACGAATTTGGCCCGGCCGGCGACCGGCGCTGGATGCTGGTTGACGACGAGTGTCAGTTTGTAACCCAGCGCACCCTGCCACAGCTGGCATTGGTTCAGCCTTCGCTGGGTGCCGATGGCGAGGTTTCTATTACCCTGCCAGGGCAACCACCTATTGTGCTGCAAGCCAATGGTGAGAACCTGTCTGTGCGAGTGTGGCGCGATTGGGTTCAGGGCCAGGCGGGTTGTGACGTGGCCAATGGTGCCATCAGTCGCTTTTGTGGCCTGTCTTTGCGCTTCGTATTCATGCCTGATAGCAGCTTTCGCCAGGTGCAGACCAATCTGGCAACAGAACGCCGGCGCGTGAGCTTTGCCGACGGTTATCCGTTGCTGATGACCAATATCGCGTCGTTAGCGGAGCTGAATGAACGCTTGGCGGTGACGGTGGATATGCGTCATTTTCGCCCCAATATCGTGGTTGATGGCGCCGCTGCCTGGTCGGAAGATAACTGGCAGGCCGTGACCATAGGCGAGGGCAGTTATCGGGTGCTTAAGCCCTGTTCCCGCTGTGTAATGACTACTGTTAACCCGGATACCGGGGAAAAAGCCGCCTCGGTTCAGCCATTGCGGACCCTTGCGACCTACCGCCGCACCGCTGGCGGCATCATGTTCGGAATGAACGCCATTCACGACTCGCCTTGCCGGCTGAGCGTGGGTGACTGCGTTATCGTGAATCAATCGGAGTAA
- a CDS encoding AAA family ATPase, translating to MKLESVRVEQFKRFKKSFLLNGLSGGINVISGPNEAGKSTLVRAIRAAFFERHRSKSGEDLRPWGDSSAAPAIELVFHHNGQKWQLNKSFLQRKRCDLSIQGTTYSGEEAEEKLAQLLGYQFPKKGASKEEHWGIPGLLWVEQGSGQNIEQAVVHAGDHLQSALNSLVSEVVSEGGDGLIHTVRQQLGELLTAGGVPRGEYKQLLADELPGQQELDALASRIDQYQNQVDRLAKVAREFYKIDREQPWIKVRQALAEAQERYRHIESLQGQQQTLNQALTSVQQRAALLQRNKQQVQADAKQLQQREEEHNTAQHALNDVQASAAGLHAALEQCQSQYRDALEVERQAGLLEARQRLEHSSERAKTQLQQLSERQSRAVELQQALGESRKLTARHHISKAAVDQLRTTQRQLDDARLRSQAIATRIEWQLEAGQQIELGQDTLPPQGEQLLLSSTRLRIAGVGEFTITPGGGDLARCQRQLEQLQLALGEQLQAQGVTDLAAAEHTLVAQERAQADVHRLLELLQSLVPGGLASLDSDYQALSAELERNCAEKEALAPVTTVAKSLPALAQAQDLRADAENRLSALEKRFGEHEKALLAASHRYQNADREWHTLRTSLNSEQRQQEVAQLNSDLIAVEQEQVGQQGRLQQMLAHIAAARPELVQQDIQRLGASADQLEQAQRGRELELKELRARLEIWGAEGLEEQRGHCQAELEQNQRRCQQLQRRAEALQLLLQLLTEKRQALTQRLQAPLQKHLNHYVTVLFPDAQLEVDSQLLPGRFTRDGETGQMSELSFGAREQMGLISRLAYADLLKEAGKPTLIILDDSLVHSDSIRLDSMKRILFDAAQRHQILLFTCHPDSWQDMGSETINLEALKARAAL from the coding sequence ATGAAACTTGAAAGTGTGCGGGTGGAGCAGTTTAAGCGGTTCAAAAAATCGTTTTTATTGAATGGTTTGAGTGGTGGTATTAATGTCATTTCCGGACCAAACGAGGCGGGTAAGAGCACACTGGTGCGGGCAATTCGGGCGGCATTTTTTGAGCGCCATCGCTCCAAGTCCGGCGAAGATTTGCGGCCTTGGGGTGATTCATCCGCAGCACCCGCCATCGAATTGGTGTTCCACCATAACGGTCAGAAATGGCAGTTGAACAAGAGCTTTCTGCAGCGTAAACGCTGCGACCTGTCGATACAGGGCACCACTTACAGTGGCGAGGAGGCAGAAGAAAAGTTGGCTCAGCTGTTGGGTTATCAGTTCCCCAAAAAAGGCGCGAGTAAAGAAGAGCACTGGGGTATTCCGGGGCTACTCTGGGTAGAACAGGGCAGTGGGCAGAATATTGAGCAGGCCGTTGTGCATGCGGGCGATCATTTGCAATCGGCGTTGAACAGCCTGGTATCGGAAGTTGTCAGTGAGGGCGGTGATGGGTTGATTCACACCGTACGCCAACAGCTTGGCGAACTGTTGACCGCAGGCGGCGTACCAAGGGGTGAATACAAGCAATTGCTGGCTGACGAACTGCCCGGACAGCAAGAGCTTGACGCGTTAGCAAGCCGCATAGACCAGTATCAAAACCAGGTAGACCGGCTCGCCAAGGTTGCGCGGGAATTTTACAAGATTGACCGTGAGCAACCCTGGATAAAGGTGCGTCAGGCTCTTGCCGAAGCCCAGGAGCGTTACCGACATATTGAATCGTTGCAGGGTCAGCAGCAAACGTTGAACCAAGCCTTGACCTCGGTACAACAACGGGCGGCACTGTTGCAGCGCAATAAGCAGCAGGTACAGGCAGATGCCAAACAGTTGCAGCAGCGCGAGGAGGAACACAACACGGCGCAGCACGCATTGAATGACGTTCAAGCGTCTGCAGCCGGTTTGCATGCTGCCTTAGAGCAGTGCCAGAGCCAATATCGCGATGCATTGGAGGTAGAGCGTCAGGCCGGGCTGCTGGAAGCTCGGCAACGACTGGAGCACAGCAGCGAAAGAGCAAAAACGCAGTTGCAGCAGCTGTCTGAGCGCCAATCACGGGCGGTAGAGTTGCAACAGGCCCTGGGCGAGAGCCGTAAGCTGACGGCACGGCATCACATCAGCAAAGCCGCCGTCGATCAGTTGCGTACAACCCAACGCCAGCTGGATGATGCACGTCTGCGTTCGCAGGCGATTGCTACGCGAATTGAATGGCAACTGGAAGCTGGCCAACAGATCGAGTTGGGCCAGGATACGTTGCCGCCTCAGGGCGAGCAATTGTTGCTAAGCAGCACGCGCCTGCGCATTGCGGGTGTTGGCGAATTTACAATCACCCCTGGTGGCGGTGATTTGGCCCGCTGTCAGCGCCAGCTGGAACAATTGCAGTTGGCCTTGGGTGAGCAGTTGCAGGCTCAGGGTGTTACAGACCTGGCGGCGGCAGAACATACGCTGGTCGCTCAGGAGCGTGCGCAAGCGGATGTGCATCGATTGCTGGAACTGTTGCAGTCTTTGGTGCCCGGCGGTCTGGCAAGTCTGGACAGCGACTATCAGGCCTTGAGCGCGGAGCTTGAACGTAACTGCGCAGAAAAAGAGGCTTTGGCACCCGTAACGACAGTGGCTAAAAGCTTACCGGCTCTGGCTCAGGCGCAAGATCTGCGAGCTGACGCTGAAAATCGGTTATCAGCATTAGAGAAACGCTTCGGCGAGCACGAAAAGGCGCTTTTGGCCGCATCCCATCGTTACCAGAACGCCGATCGCGAGTGGCACACGTTGCGCACCAGTCTGAACAGCGAGCAACGCCAGCAGGAAGTGGCACAGTTAAACAGCGATTTGATTGCAGTCGAGCAAGAGCAGGTAGGGCAACAGGGGCGTTTACAGCAGATGCTGGCGCACATTGCCGCGGCGCGGCCGGAGTTAGTGCAGCAGGACATTCAGCGCTTGGGCGCCAGCGCGGATCAGCTTGAGCAAGCCCAGCGAGGGCGCGAGCTTGAGTTGAAGGAACTGCGGGCACGATTGGAAATCTGGGGTGCCGAAGGCCTGGAGGAGCAGCGTGGCCATTGCCAGGCTGAACTGGAGCAAAACCAGCGCCGTTGCCAGCAACTGCAGCGCCGGGCAGAAGCGCTGCAGTTGCTGCTCCAGTTATTAACGGAAAAGCGCCAGGCGTTGACTCAGCGTTTGCAAGCACCGTTACAGAAACATCTGAATCATTACGTTACGGTGTTGTTTCCCGACGCTCAGCTGGAGGTAGACAGTCAATTGCTCCCGGGCCGTTTCACCCGCGACGGGGAAACTGGTCAGATGAGCGAGCTCAGTTTTGGCGCCCGAGAGCAGATGGGCCTTATCAGTCGTTTGGCTTACGCTGATTTATTGAAAGAAGCCGGCAAGCCGACGTTGATCATTCTGGATGACTCGCTGGTACACAGCGACAGCATTCGGCTCGACAGCATGAAGCGAATTCTGTTTGACGCGGCGCAGCGCCATCAAATTCTGTTGTTTACCTGCCATCCGGATAGCTGGCAGGACATGGGCTCAGAGACTATTAATCTGGAAGCGTTAAAGGCCAGGGCAGCGCTTTAA
- a CDS encoding DNA repair exonuclease codes for MPRFLHTADWQIGRYFNRFDTDNSSALADARYGVIERLAQLAVEYNCDAVLVAGDVFDAQTVSDRCIRRTFNATSGFKGPWVMLPGNHDAALAESVWTRAQRINAVPDNVHLALQSGVIELPQQKIAVLAAPLTQRHTYEDLTAPFDSISTPPQWLRVGLAHGSVQGVLAEDIDATNPIAADRSVSAALDYLALGDWHGLKEINERTWYSGTPEPERFRNNQPGFALLVTVSEPGALPQVEALETARYHWHQWQEKLVVETDIDELLKRLDELPETSVLDLKLEGSITLAGEQRLADALSRAEARYRSVTYDRSRLLLAPTEEDLAGLQASGYVGDVLELLQTRQSGAEAQTARDALAILASLLLEARKEEQP; via the coding sequence ATGCCAAGGTTCCTTCATACCGCCGACTGGCAAATAGGGCGCTATTTCAATCGCTTTGATACCGATAACAGCAGTGCACTTGCCGATGCACGCTATGGCGTTATCGAACGCCTGGCGCAACTGGCGGTTGAGTACAATTGCGATGCCGTGCTGGTTGCCGGCGACGTTTTTGATGCGCAAACCGTATCTGATCGCTGCATCCGCCGCACTTTTAACGCGACCTCGGGTTTTAAAGGGCCTTGGGTAATGCTGCCCGGCAACCACGATGCAGCGTTGGCCGAAAGCGTGTGGACCCGCGCCCAGCGTATCAACGCCGTGCCGGACAACGTGCACCTTGCGCTACAAAGTGGCGTTATAGAGTTACCGCAGCAGAAAATTGCGGTATTGGCGGCGCCTTTGACCCAGCGCCACACTTACGAAGATTTGACCGCGCCCTTCGATTCAATCAGCACTCCGCCGCAATGGCTGCGGGTGGGCCTGGCCCACGGCAGTGTGCAAGGCGTGTTGGCGGAAGACATTGACGCCACCAATCCGATTGCCGCTGATCGCAGCGTAAGCGCCGCGCTGGATTACCTGGCGCTGGGTGATTGGCATGGCCTGAAGGAGATTAATGAGAGAACCTGGTACAGCGGTACGCCGGAGCCTGAGCGCTTCCGTAATAATCAGCCGGGTTTTGCACTGTTGGTGACCGTGTCCGAACCTGGCGCTCTGCCGCAGGTGGAAGCACTGGAAACGGCACGCTATCACTGGCATCAATGGCAAGAAAAGTTGGTGGTAGAGACCGATATTGATGAGTTGTTAAAGCGTCTTGACGAGCTACCGGAAACGTCTGTTTTGGATCTTAAGCTGGAAGGTAGCATCACTCTGGCGGGCGAGCAGCGTCTGGCGGATGCTTTGTCCCGCGCTGAGGCGCGTTATCGCAGCGTTACCTACGATCGCTCCCGTTTGTTGCTGGCGCCCACGGAGGAAGATCTGGCGGGGTTGCAGGCTAGCGGCTACGTCGGTGATGTGCTTGAGCTACTGCAAACCCGGCAGAGTGGTGCAGAAGCGCAGACTGCCCGCGATGCCCTGGCCATACTCGCCAGCCTGTTACTTGAAGCCCGCAAGGAGGAGCAACCATGA
- a CDS encoding YebG family protein: protein MGVQALYFSDRDGKEKAMADPNNLLFTSKKEADERDKMLEFSDEMRVFLERRVEGIGEQMAEQCALVLAQERELLARALKKPELLNQTAATPDQ from the coding sequence ATGGGCGTACAAGCGCTTTACTTCAGCGACCGTGATGGCAAGGAGAAAGCAATGGCTGATCCCAACAATCTGCTGTTCACTTCTAAAAAGGAAGCAGATGAACGCGATAAGATGCTGGAGTTTTCTGACGAAATGCGGGTATTTCTGGAGCGCAGGGTAGAAGGCATCGGCGAGCAGATGGCTGAGCAATGTGCGCTGGTGCTGGCACAAGAACGGGAACTGCTGGCGCGGGCGCTGAAAAAACCCGAGCTGCTAAACCAGACGGCAGCCACCCCCGACCAATAA
- a CDS encoding EAL domain-containing protein yields the protein MLLPEFYDVASDALILMAGGESHSYEIAGLNASGQAIFVDVVNLPIVVDGEIIGGYGIARDISERKKAEDRMRLLERGIEASPNGVVMLDASVANYPMVYVNPAFTEMSGYQPAEAIGKGFLVLFGKGTAPEALRLIQSALAQQRELDITILSYRKNGSTFWKKLTITPVYDGHGDCTHYIAAQQDVTRQLKSDELLDYQARHDSVTGLQNRQLFETHLNQAFARARGKPSDMVLLYVDLDDFKSLNESLGRRAGDLLLAVVADRLRKLLANDDELTRLAADEFVVMRPALQTETEVKILASRMLTRLAEAYDIEGQRLSISASIGIASDDGSVQQPKELLDNAALAAREAKLQGGNTFCWNHGAASTTGAEQVIMRRELMEAIEDHQFVVHYQPLLDAKTGRLRSAEALVRWNHPDRGLLLPGAFISLAEQTGQIVAIGRWVLHQACMDMAQRWRQTGQAVSIAVNISPLQFRRPEFIEDVLAVLEASGLPPELLELEVTEGVLLSGIDKAILMLKSLRDLGVQVAIDDFGTGFSSLSYLRQLPITKVKLDRSFIIDVTTDRGSAAIVQGVITMAHHLGLLVVAEGIETVEQKNYLTASDCDLLQGFLYSRPVPLGQFALGLEY from the coding sequence GTGCTGTTACCCGAGTTTTACGACGTCGCCAGTGACGCGTTGATTTTGATGGCTGGAGGTGAGTCTCATAGTTACGAAATCGCTGGCTTGAACGCGTCGGGCCAAGCCATATTTGTAGACGTTGTCAACTTGCCCATCGTCGTTGATGGTGAAATTATCGGCGGCTACGGTATTGCCCGAGACATCAGCGAGCGTAAAAAAGCCGAAGATCGTATGCGTTTGCTTGAGCGCGGCATTGAGGCAAGTCCGAACGGCGTCGTAATGCTGGACGCGAGCGTGGCGAACTATCCGATGGTCTATGTGAACCCGGCATTCACTGAAATGTCGGGTTATCAGCCCGCGGAGGCTATTGGCAAGGGTTTTTTGGTGCTCTTTGGCAAAGGCACTGCGCCGGAAGCGTTACGCTTGATTCAGTCAGCGTTGGCGCAGCAGAGAGAACTTGATATTACGATCCTGTCGTACCGTAAAAATGGTTCCACCTTCTGGAAAAAACTCACAATAACCCCGGTCTATGATGGCCATGGAGATTGCACTCATTATATTGCAGCCCAGCAAGACGTTACGCGCCAACTCAAAAGTGATGAGCTTCTTGACTATCAGGCTCGCCACGATTCTGTTACCGGATTGCAAAACCGTCAGCTGTTTGAAACGCACCTGAACCAAGCCTTTGCCCGCGCGCGTGGCAAGCCCAGCGATATGGTGCTGTTATATGTCGACCTTGACGATTTCAAATCCCTGAATGAAAGCCTTGGCCGTCGGGCGGGGGATTTGCTGTTGGCGGTGGTCGCCGATCGGCTTCGTAAATTATTAGCCAACGATGATGAGCTCACCCGCTTGGCGGCAGACGAATTTGTTGTTATGCGGCCGGCCCTGCAAACCGAAACGGAAGTGAAGATTCTTGCCAGCCGAATGTTGACTCGCCTTGCGGAAGCCTATGACATAGAAGGCCAGCGCTTGAGTATCAGCGCCAGTATTGGCATTGCGTCAGACGACGGTTCCGTCCAGCAGCCAAAAGAGCTTTTGGATAATGCTGCTTTGGCTGCGCGCGAGGCCAAACTCCAGGGCGGCAATACCTTTTGTTGGAACCATGGTGCAGCGTCTACCACCGGGGCCGAACAGGTGATTATGCGGCGTGAATTGATGGAAGCCATCGAAGATCATCAGTTTGTGGTGCATTATCAGCCTCTTTTGGATGCGAAAACCGGGCGTTTGCGCAGCGCGGAAGCACTGGTGCGATGGAATCATCCGGATCGAGGGCTGTTGCTACCCGGGGCCTTTATTTCGTTGGCGGAACAGACCGGGCAAATTGTTGCTATTGGCCGCTGGGTGCTGCATCAAGCGTGTATGGACATGGCCCAGCGTTGGCGCCAGACGGGCCAGGCGGTATCGATTGCGGTTAATATTTCGCCCTTACAGTTTCGTCGGCCAGAGTTCATCGAAGACGTGCTTGCCGTGCTTGAAGCCAGTGGGTTACCGCCTGAACTGCTGGAGCTGGAAGTGACTGAGGGTGTGCTGCTTTCTGGCATCGATAAAGCCATCTTGATGCTTAAGAGTCTTCGTGATCTGGGAGTTCAGGTGGCTATTGATGATTTTGGTACCGGCTTTTCCAGTTTGAGCTACTTGCGCCAGCTACCCATTACCAAGGTAAAGCTGGACCGCAGTTTTATCATTGATGTTACAACCGACCGGGGCAGTGCCGCGATTGTACAAGGGGTGATTACCATGGCGCACCATCTTGGTCTGTTGGTAGTGGCCGAGGGCATAGAAACGGTTGAGCAGAAAAACTACCTGACGGCCAGTGATTGCGACTTGCTGCAGGGGTTTTTGTATTCCAGACCCGTGCCGTTGGGCCAGTTTGCTCTGGGGCTGGAATACTGA
- a CDS encoding GAF domain-containing protein, translating into MHQAITTAQFIYDLIGRRSPLGVILSAISTMVEEQFSDAMVSVMLYSAQNRTLSLVAGDAFSQNYQLAMRNIDVGPEVGSCGAAAYLREIVVCEDVLNDSRWVGLIDLVKSEKIAACWSAPIISPSGELLGTFATHYRHCKSPELSEITLIRKAAGLAIEHQAERNRRVSSEQRFRSLFSQHPDGVFEIGLDGCFVDCNQAAEVIAGYGRDQLVATNWSESITVRCCYPSFTTSPVTR; encoded by the coding sequence ATGCACCAAGCAATCACCACGGCGCAATTTATTTATGATCTGATCGGGCGGCGAAGCCCGCTCGGTGTCATTTTGTCGGCGATAAGTACGATGGTTGAAGAGCAGTTTTCCGATGCCATGGTGTCGGTGATGCTCTATTCGGCGCAGAATCGAACGCTGAGCTTGGTCGCCGGTGATGCTTTCAGTCAGAACTACCAGCTAGCAATGCGTAACATAGACGTCGGCCCGGAGGTGGGTTCTTGCGGAGCTGCGGCCTATCTTCGCGAAATTGTGGTGTGTGAAGACGTTTTAAACGATAGCCGCTGGGTAGGTTTGATCGACTTGGTGAAGTCAGAAAAAATCGCAGCTTGCTGGTCAGCACCGATCATTTCCCCCTCTGGCGAACTACTGGGAACCTTCGCCACCCATTACCGACACTGTAAATCGCCAGAATTGTCCGAAATCACCCTTATCCGCAAAGCGGCCGGCCTTGCGATAGAGCACCAGGCGGAAAGAAATCGCAGAGTGTCGAGTGAACAGCGTTTCCGGTCTCTGTTCAGCCAGCACCCTGATGGCGTCTTCGAGATTGGGCTTGATGGCTGTTTTGTGGACTGTAATCAGGCAGCGGAAGTCATCGCCGGTTATGGTCGCGACCAATTGGTCGCGACCAATTGGTCGGAGAGCATTACAGTAAGGTGCTGTTACCCGAGTTTTACGACGTCGCCAGTGACGCGTTGA
- a CDS encoding DUF924 family protein — translation MFDWKDILDFWFGELDENGLPDLAHRSRWFASNRKFDQEIRRRFLSLVLFASEQGLDHWQKEAGGVLAEILLLDQFSRNIFRGGALAFEQDVLARKLCKQGMNKGFDVSLPVIQRGFFYMPLQHSERQEDQSLAIECYEQLTASTSGFLKEFMGSFLQSALEHQAIITRFRRFPHRNKALGRTNTKEENDYLFNGKRFGQ, via the coding sequence ATGTTCGATTGGAAAGACATTCTGGATTTCTGGTTTGGCGAGTTAGACGAAAATGGGCTGCCTGACCTGGCTCACCGCAGCCGCTGGTTTGCTAGCAACCGAAAATTTGACCAAGAAATCCGCAGGCGTTTTTTGTCGCTTGTATTATTTGCATCGGAGCAGGGCCTTGATCACTGGCAGAAAGAGGCTGGCGGCGTGCTCGCTGAAATTCTGTTGCTTGACCAGTTTTCGCGCAACATTTTTCGCGGTGGAGCTTTGGCATTTGAACAGGACGTTCTGGCTCGGAAGTTATGTAAGCAGGGTATGAACAAAGGTTTTGACGTGTCGTTACCGGTCATTCAAAGGGGGTTTTTTTATATGCCCTTGCAGCACTCCGAACGCCAAGAAGATCAGTCACTTGCGATAGAGTGTTATGAGCAGCTCACAGCATCTACCAGCGGCTTTTTAAAGGAGTTTATGGGCAGCTTTTTGCAATCAGCCCTTGAGCACCAGGCAATAATCACGCGCTTCCGTCGTTTTCCGCATCGCAATAAAGCATTGGGGCGAACCAACACAAAAGAAGAAAACGACTATTTGTTCAATGGAAAACGTTTCGGCCAGTAA